CGTACGGATCGGGATATTTCCGATATCAAGGGATATGAAAACCAGCTCATTCAGGCACAGAAGATGGAATCCCTCGGCTTGCTTGCCGGTGGTGTGGCCCATGAAATCAATACGCCTCTCGGGATCATCCTTGGCTATTCACAGCTTTTGCAGGAAGACGTTGACGAGGGCAGTCAGATTCACGACGACTTGGTGATTATTGAGAAGCAGGCCAAGGTCTGCAAGAAGATTGTGGCCGATCTGCTCGGATTCTCTCGCCAGACTGATTCCGCCAAACGTGAAATGTGCTTTAACAATTCCGTGTTGGAGGCCGTCAGTCTGGTGCGGCATACCTTCAAGCTGGACAAGGTGGATATCATTACCCAGATGGATGACCGATACCCTGTTATCTATGGCGATCCCGAGAAACTCAAACAGGTGTGGATCAACCTACTGACCAATGCCCGTGATTCCATGGGCGGAAATGGTGGCACCATACTTATCAGAACCAAGCTGGATACGCCTGCGGGTATTGTTTCAGTCTGGGTCGCCGATTGCGGTGTTGGCATCCCCAAGGACAAACTGAAAAACATTTTTGATCCGTTCTACAGCACTAAGGCTGTCGGGCAGGGGACCGGACTGGGACTGTCTGTCTCATTCGGTATTATCGAAGACCATGATGGCGAAATCATGGCGACGAGTCCGCTGCCGGAAGATTTCGGTTTTCCCAATACCGTCGATGCTTGTGGCCCGGGAACTGTTTTTGAAATCAACCTTCCTCTGGATCATCAGACCGTAGATGGAAGCAGTGAGGTTTAAGGAGTACGACATGGCAGATATACTTGTATTGGATGACATTTCTGACGCTGGTGTGTTGGTCAAACGCATCCTGGAGCGGAAAGGGCACAGTGTTTCTAACTTTACCGAAGAAGAAGACGCTCTGAAACACGCGAAACACCATCCTGTCGAACTGGCTATTCTTGATATAAAACTCAAGAAAATGACAGGGGTGGAGGCCTTGGAGGAGTTGAAGAAGATCAATCCCGACATGAAGGCCATCATGCTCACCGGGTATCCGACGCTGGAAACAGCCCGAGAATCACTTCGACTCGGAGCGCAGGAATACTGCGTCAAGCCTATCAACAAGGAAGAGCTCGAAACCAAGGTCTCAGAAGTGCTGGGAGAATAGCGTGTATCTTAAACAACTCTTCAAGCACTGGACCTACCAGGTCTTTGCGCCCGGCACGTTGTTGCGGCGCAAATACGAGGCGTTCAAGTCCCTGCTGGTGCAGGATGCCATTGCGTTGGAATTGATCGCCGATCTTGAGGAGATGTTTTACGGGAAACGTCTGGCAGACCGCCAGCGAGCGGTTTGGATGACACAGCAACTGTCCAATGCCGTCGGTACGATGGCCGGGCAGCTCATGGAAATGAATCCGACCCGTTACATGGATTTGCCGGAGTATTTTCGAAAAATTGATTTTTATGTCCGCATGGGTATGGAACTTGAGCAGCCGGAAGTGGGGCCGCCGTATATTCTGTCTCTGGAAGAGGCGGGATTGTTCCCGCTGTTGGCAGGTGGAAAAGCGGCCAATCTCGGGCGTGCCGTGGCAGAGGGAGGAGTGCCGGTACCTCCCGGGTTTGTTGTTACAGCTAATGCGTTTAACTATTTTATAGATTTCAATGGGTTAAATGAAGAGATAGAAGAAAGGCTTCGGCAGATGGAAGTCGGTGACCGTGACCTTCTGGCCCGACTGACAGCAGAGATGCAGGAGCTGATACTGGCATCCGAAGTTCCTGAAGAGATCGCTCGCGGTATCCGTTTTGGCGTGTCCGAGATTATTGATGGTGATGACCTCATCGCTGTCCGTTCAAGTGCTTTGGCCGAGGACGGTGAAATTTCCTTTGCGGGACAGTATGCTTCAGAACTCAATGTGCAACCAAACGATGTGCTGGAGGCGTACAAGCGTGTGCTGGCAGGCAAATATTGTCCCCGCGCCGTGGCGTACCGTATTTCCAATGGCCTGACCGACAGTCAGACAGCGATGGCGGTGCTGGTGCTGCCTATGGTTGAGGCCGAAACCGCCGGTGTCGTCTATTCACAAGACCCAGATTGTCGGGGACGGGAAGCCATGGGCGTCTATGGCGTGAACGGTCTCGGGTACGGGCTGGTTGACGGGAGTATCTCCCCGGACAAGGCCGTGCTGACCCGAGAAGCAATTCCCCGTATCGACAATGATTGTACCCCTGATGCCGGAGGACTGCCTCCGGAAGAGACGCTGGTGGAGCTGGGACGGTTGGCCATGCAACTGGAAAGAGCACTTGGCTGCCCTCAGGATATTGAGTGGGCAGAAGATGTGACCGGGAAGTTGTTCATTCTCCAGACCCGACCTTTGCAGATGGAGCGGGATGAGGTTGACACGGATGATGAGTCGCTGTCTTCCAAACCAATTCTTGAAGGTATGGAGCGTGCTTCGACAGGCGTGGGGTGCGGAGAAATTTATTATGCCTCGTCAGGAGAACGTATTGCAATGATTCCACAGGGAGCAGTGGTGGTTACATCCACATTGCAACCTTCCCTGTTGACGTTCATAGGTAATATGAGCGGTGTCATCTCAGCGACAGGGAGTCGGGCCAGTCATTTTGCTTCGGTGGCTCGCGAATCCGGTGTGCCCGTGTTGGTGGGTGATCTTGGTGATTCTTTTGAGCCTGGGCAGTTGGTCACGGTGGATGGCACCCATGGCGCCGTGTATGACGGGTGTGTCGAAGCCGTCATGGTTCGGTCACGGAAATTCGAGAAGGTTTCCGAGCGGGTGGTGGCACAGTATGCCAAGGTCGCGCCTTTGGCCGTCAAGCTTAATCTGACAGATCCTCAGAGCGAGGACTTTACGCCCATGGGGTGTAAAAGTCTGCATGACGTGGTTCGTTTCTGCCATGAGAAGTCCGTGAACGAGATGTTTTCTCTCATGGATAAGCGTGGACGTGGAATGCATGCCGCCAAACGGCTGCAAACGAATCTGCCTTTGGTTATGTATATTCTTGATCTTGGTGGTGGCATTTTTGACAATGCAGGTGATGGCAAGACCATTCTGCCGCACGATATCAAATGTCGTCCGATGTGGGCTCTCTGGTACGGTTTGTCTGACGAACGAGTCAGATGGTCGAAGAAGTTGACCCATATGGACTGGGAAGAGTTCGATAAGGTTTCTGGCGGCATATTCAGTTTTGATTCCAAGCTGTTGGCGAGTTACGGCCTTATATCTGAAGACTATCTCCATCTTATGGTTCGGTTTGGGTATCACTTCTCGGTGGTGGATTCCGTGTGTGGTTCTGATTCCGGGGCCAACTATGTCAATTTCCGTTTTAAGGGTGGCGGGGCTGGATTTGACCAACGGCTGCTGCGATTGGAATTTATCCGGCAAGTGCTGAACTCTTATGGTTTTGTGACTGAAACTCGCGGTGACATGATTGATGCGCGGTGTGCCCGTCTGGATGAGAATGAAACCCAGCGTATGCTGGTTCGGTTGGGCTACCTCATGGCAGTGACCCGTCTCATGGATATGCGCATGGACACCGAAGAGCAGGTTCGCGAAGAAGTGGAAAAATTTATCAGAGATGTGGAGAACCGTAATGGCTAAGCAGTGTAAGACTGCATATCAGGTCACCTGGGTCACTGATCAGCTTGGCGTCGGGCATGCGCCCATGAGTCATCCCCAGCTTGACGCCATTCATGCACAGGGGGTGGACGCCATTCTCAACCTTTGCGGTGAATTCTGTGATCTGCACGACATTGAAAAAGATGCCGGATTCGAGGTCCATTATCTGCCGTTGGATGACGAGGAAGCGCCCAGTCTCATCGAATTGGAAAAGACGCTGGCATGGCTGGATGAGGCTATTTATCTCGGCAAGAAGGTGCTTATTCACTGCCGGCATGGAATAGGTCGAACCGGGACTGTGCTCAATGCGTATCTGCTCAGGCGGGGACTCGGTCACAAACTGGCTGGAAAGGCGCTCAAGAAACTCAAGAGCAAGCCTGCCAATTTCGTGCAATGGCGCACCATTCGCAAGTATGGCAAACAGTCAGGACAGTTGACCGTGCGTGAACCGTCCCTTGAGTTTAAACGTCTGGTGGATTTGTCCCCTTTTTTTAATGATTATGAGGAATTGGTTCAGCGTTTGGATGAGAGTGGCAAAACTTCACACGGTTTGGCCTGCGGGCTGGATCATGACCAGTGCTGTACTACGCCGGTGAGTTTGACGCTCGCGGAAGCCGTCCATCTCAGCCATCGGATAAATCTGGAACTGACAGGCGAAGAACGTCTTGCCGTGATTGAACGGGCTGTGAAAACCGCGCAGGCGGAACGCAAGGCCGTCCGTGATCTGGATGACGATCAGGGCGGGGAGTATTGCCTGTCTGAAGTCGGGGCTGTCTGCCCCTTGCTTCAGGACGGAAAGTGTATGCTTTTCGACCATCGCCCGTTGCAATGCCGCGCTTTTGGTCTTGATAAGAGTGAACACGGAGAATTGTGGGAGAAATTGCTCACCCCGGCGCTCGACAAGATATCTGCTGAAATCTGGTTCGCCTACACCAGTTCCATGGCGCGTAAGGAAATGCCCCACTTCGCACTGCCGGACGTGGTCTCCGGCAAGTTTGTGGAGACCGTCTTCAAATATATGATGGAGCAGGGGCTGGAGTAGCCCCTGTATTTACTTTCGTTTGGAATGCGCCTTTTTCCCCTTGGTGTATCCGCTCCTGGAATTGCTGCCAGTACGTGGTCGATCGTTCTCTGGCTTTCCCTTGTGAGATTTCCCTTTGGGTGGTCTGCCGGTGTTGGGCATGAGGATGGCGTGTTGGCGTAACCGTTCAGCATCGGTTTTGGCCACATAGATGGGGTTGCCTTCCATATCGGTTTCGGCATGGAACATGGCGGCTGCCGCAGTGCCAGGCAGGGGAATGAAACATTGTACCTGTTCCGGCTTCCATCCCTGGGATCTGAGCCAGTCGCCCAGAGCGCGCATGTCATCCTCGGTACAGCCGGGGAAAGCGGACATGAGGTAGGGTATGACGTACTGCTGTTTTCCTGCCTTGCGGGATTCGCGCCCGAAAAGATCCAGAAATTTCTCAAACTTGTCAAAGCCGGGTTTGCGCATCAGCTTGAGGACATGGTCCACTTGATGCTCCGGTGCGACTTTGGCCTGACCTCCAACGAATTCACGGATCATGGTTGTCAGCGCCGGCATGTCGGTCAGGGCGAGATCGATGCGCCATCCCGAAGCCACCCGGACATGTTTGACCGACTGCACGTCATTGACCGACCTGAGCAGGTTGACGAAATCCTTTTGTGTTATCCGGTAATGCTTGCAGACATTCGGCGTCATGCAGCTTGGCCGTTTGCATGTGGACTGATCCGAAGCGCAAAATGCCCCCCA
The genomic region above belongs to uncultured Pseudodesulfovibrio sp. and contains:
- a CDS encoding dual specificity protein phosphatase family protein, with translation MAKQCKTAYQVTWVTDQLGVGHAPMSHPQLDAIHAQGVDAILNLCGEFCDLHDIEKDAGFEVHYLPLDDEEAPSLIELEKTLAWLDEAIYLGKKVLIHCRHGIGRTGTVLNAYLLRRGLGHKLAGKALKKLKSKPANFVQWRTIRKYGKQSGQLTVREPSLEFKRLVDLSPFFNDYEELVQRLDESGKTSHGLACGLDHDQCCTTPVSLTLAEAVHLSHRINLELTGEERLAVIERAVKTAQAERKAVRDLDDDQGGEYCLSEVGAVCPLLQDGKCMLFDHRPLQCRAFGLDKSEHGELWEKLLTPALDKISAEIWFAYTSSMARKEMPHFALPDVVSGKFVETVFKYMMEQGLE
- a CDS encoding PEP/pyruvate-binding domain-containing protein, translated to MYLKQLFKHWTYQVFAPGTLLRRKYEAFKSLLVQDAIALELIADLEEMFYGKRLADRQRAVWMTQQLSNAVGTMAGQLMEMNPTRYMDLPEYFRKIDFYVRMGMELEQPEVGPPYILSLEEAGLFPLLAGGKAANLGRAVAEGGVPVPPGFVVTANAFNYFIDFNGLNEEIEERLRQMEVGDRDLLARLTAEMQELILASEVPEEIARGIRFGVSEIIDGDDLIAVRSSALAEDGEISFAGQYASELNVQPNDVLEAYKRVLAGKYCPRAVAYRISNGLTDSQTAMAVLVLPMVEAETAGVVYSQDPDCRGREAMGVYGVNGLGYGLVDGSISPDKAVLTREAIPRIDNDCTPDAGGLPPEETLVELGRLAMQLERALGCPQDIEWAEDVTGKLFILQTRPLQMERDEVDTDDESLSSKPILEGMERASTGVGCGEIYYASSGERIAMIPQGAVVVTSTLQPSLLTFIGNMSGVISATGSRASHFASVARESGVPVLVGDLGDSFEPGQLVTVDGTHGAVYDGCVEAVMVRSRKFEKVSERVVAQYAKVAPLAVKLNLTDPQSEDFTPMGCKSLHDVVRFCHEKSVNEMFSLMDKRGRGMHAAKRLQTNLPLVMYILDLGGGIFDNAGDGKTILPHDIKCRPMWALWYGLSDERVRWSKKLTHMDWEEFDKVSGGIFSFDSKLLASYGLISEDYLHLMVRFGYHFSVVDSVCGSDSGANYVNFRFKGGGAGFDQRLLRLEFIRQVLNSYGFVTETRGDMIDARCARLDENETQRMLVRLGYLMAVTRLMDMRMDTEEQVREEVEKFIRDVENRNG
- a CDS encoding response regulator, encoding MADILVLDDISDAGVLVKRILERKGHSVSNFTEEEDALKHAKHHPVELAILDIKLKKMTGVEALEELKKINPDMKAIMLTGYPTLETARESLRLGAQEYCVKPINKEELETKVSEVLGE